In Streptomyces nojiriensis, the sequence GCGGGCGTCGTCCGCGGCAGGTGGCTGCATGGTCGGGTCCTCGTCTACGGGGGTGTCGTGCGCAGGCGTGCCGGCCGCGGCGGCCTCGCTCCGTCCGGTGGCTGCCCGGGGGCGGCCACCGGACGGAGGTCGTCGGCTAGGCGCAGCTGATGCCGATACAGACGGTGTTGAGGAGCGTCAGCAGGCCGACGCACTCGCAGGTCGCGGCGAACGGCGCGCCGTCGACGCCGACCGGGTCGGTCTCCGGAAGGGCGTGCAGGTGGGCGAGCAGGGTGAGGTCCTGGTTCTCCATGACATTCTCCTTCTCTGAGCGGTTGCGACAGGGGGTCCCTGTCGCTCAGCCCGGCTGTTGGACCATCCAGTGCCGGGAGTCTG encodes:
- a CDS encoding VenA family class IV lanthipeptide, with amino-acid sequence MENQDLTLLAHLHALPETDPVGVDGAPFAATCECVGLLTLLNTVCIGISCA